From the genome of Longispora fulva:
GCGCTCGAGGCGGACGAGCAGGCCCGCACCGAGCAGCGCCGCACCCCCGAGGCCGACCCAGATCTGCCAGTCGCCGAGGCCGAGCAGGAACGTGATCAGGACCGGGGCGACGGACTGGGCGATGGCCCAGGACAACTGGTAGGCGGACAGGTATCGGCCGCGCAGGTGGTCCGGGGCCGCGTGCACCGACAGACCCTGGGCCGGGGTGGAGTGCAGGAGCTCCGCGCCGGTGTAGAGGGTCGCGACGACGAGCACCGCCCCGATCATGGTCGGCCCGGTGGGCAGGAACGGGAGGAGCGCGAACGCCGCGAACGACGCGGCGAACGCCACCCCGCCGAGGGCCGCCGCCCTGGTCCGCCGGGCCCGAAGCGCGAGCCGGGACACCGGGACGCCGAGGGCGGCGACGAGCACGGTGTTGACCGCGAACACCGTTCCGGCCAGGGCCTCGGGGAGGCCGAGCGCCTGGTGCAGGTAGACGGGCATCGCGAGTGCGAGGGCGACGTAGCTGAAGGCCAGGAGGAAGTTCGTGGCGGTCAGGGCGAGGTAGGGACGGTCGGCGAACACCGCCCGGTAGCCGGTCGCGTCCCCGCCAGACGCCGTGGCCCTCGCGGGGGAGGCTTCGGAGGCGGCGCGCGAGAGGGCGGCGCGGTAGCCCGGCGAGGCGCGCAGGATCAACGGGATGGCCACCGCGAAACTGGCGGCGTTGAGCAGCGCGATCGCGAGGTAGCCGAGGTCGCCGTCGAGGAGCAGGAGCCCGCCGGCCAGCACGCCGCCCACCCCCATCCCGCCGTTGCGAACACTGCGGTTCAGCGCCAGCAACCGGTCGCGGTCCGCGCCCGCCGCGATCTCGCTGATGAACGCCGGGGTGGCCGGGGCCGACGCCTGCTGACCGAGGGCCGTGGCGGCCGTGACCAGCAGGAACAGGGGGAAGGAGTGCGCGAGCGGGTAGCACGCGAAGGCGAGGGCGCGCAGGACGAAGCTGGCCAGGAGTACCCGGCGGGCGCCGAGGCGGTCGATCAGGGAGCCGGCGAGCGGCGACAGCGCCAGGGCGGCGAACCCCGCGGCGGTCAGGCCGGCGCCGACGGCAGTGAGGGACAGGCCGCTGACGCTGTGGAAGAACAGCAGCGAGAACGGCATGTACAGGCCGGTCCCGACGGCGTCGATCAGCATGCCGGTGACGAAGGCGCGGCGGTTCATCGAATTCCTCCCCATGTTGCTTGACGGTGATTAGCTTAGCCCTAAGCTACTTGTGATCAAGGGTGTCGGCGGACACAGCGGAGCAGGTCAGGTCCGTGCGAGGAAGGCGTCGCAGGCGTGCGAGGTCAGGCCCAGGCCAGCAGGGCCTCGACCGGCCAGGTGTTCACGATCCGATCGGCGGGCACCCCGCAGCGAGCCGCCCGCTCGCAGCCGAACCGCAGCCAGTCCAACTGGCCCGGGGCGTGCGCGTCGGAGTTCACGGCGAACTGGCAGCCTGCCTCCACGGCCAGCCGCAGCAGGCGCTTGGGCGGATCCA
Proteins encoded in this window:
- a CDS encoding MFS transporter codes for the protein MNRRAFVTGMLIDAVGTGLYMPFSLLFFHSVSGLSLTAVGAGLTAAGFAALALSPLAGSLIDRLGARRVLLASFVLRALAFACYPLAHSFPLFLLVTAATALGQQASAPATPAFISEIAAGADRDRLLALNRSVRNGGMGVGGVLAGGLLLLDGDLGYLAIALLNAASFAVAIPLILRASPGYRAALSRAASEASPARATASGGDATGYRAVFADRPYLALTATNFLLAFSYVALALAMPVYLHQALGLPEALAGTVFAVNTVLVAALGVPVSRLALRARRTRAAALGGVAFAASFAAFALLPFLPTGPTMIGAVLVVATLYTGAELLHSTPAQGLSVHAAPDHLRGRYLSAYQLSWAIAQSVAPVLITFLLGLGDWQIWVGLGGAALLGAGLLVRLERRLPGAAVHPVEVRRPVPVAA